From Gopherus flavomarginatus isolate rGopFla2 chromosome 16, rGopFla2.mat.asm, whole genome shotgun sequence, a single genomic window includes:
- the LOC127035547 gene encoding maestro heat-like repeat-containing protein family member 2B codes for MNSFLGTSLEMIDDSAWSRQISLELSQQMAGYASPSHEKNFLYKALGTSLAVCQDLVHVKSQLNDFLTTTDYMEVPERQGVISILAFSAESHLDLTLNALQEFGAAMNKVKISGFISCLKDYHHGKRGKTRSTLMLTYSSVAVHAPKDQLLSRVEADITGNILLHYRASCQVLGITVANKDMYLKLTLIHNVMEISCAILETPRSSNSLTNWSSLATCCLQMALRFISEAENLLSTVSVYSSKLKPSLTLEENRELLDQCFKSLFPLPPLEMMKKEGETAKDTLLIQSLYVRSLEALGKLTETLLEGEPTSDWFQEMFELRFLISSFVSEPDSDPGFRLLAPASGSDPWCWHLALALTRSSGSWLQVLL; via the exons ATGAATTCT TTCCTAGGAACATCTCTGGAGATGATAGACgacagtgcctggagcaggcagATAAGCCTTGAGTTGAGCCAGCAGATGGCCGGCTACGCCAGCCCCTCCCATGAGAAG aatttCCTGTATAAGGCGCTAGGAACGTCCTTAGCAGTTTGTCAGGACCTGGTCCATGTTAAATCACAGCTTAATGATTTTTTGACAACAACAGATTATATGGAAGTCCCTGAGAGACAG GGAGTCATTTCCATCCTCGCATTCTCTGCTGAGAGCCATCTGGACCTCACCTTGAACGCACTTCAGGAGTTTGGGGCTGCAATGAACAAGGTTAAGATTTCTGGGTTCATCAGCTGCCTGAAG GACTACCACCATGGGAAGAGAGGCAAGACTCGCAGCACCCTGATGCTGACCTACAGCAGCGTGGCTGTCCATGCTCCAAAAGACCAGCTTCTTTCCCGAGTAGAGGCAGACATCACAGGGAACATCCTTCTCCATTACAGAGCCAGTTGTCAG GTGCTGGGCATCACTGTTGCGAACAAG GACATGTACCTAAAATTAACTCTCATCCACAATGTCATGGAGATTAGCTGTGCCATCTTGGAGACTCCCAGGAGTTCGAATTCTCTTACAAACTGGAGCTCCTTGGCCACATGCTG CCTGCAGATGGCCCTACGGTTCATTTCTGAGGCAGAGAACCTGCTGAGCACTGTGTCTGTTTATTCCAG caaactgaaaccATCTCTGACCTTGGAGGAAAACCGTGAGCTCCTTGATCAGTGCTTCAAAAGtttatttccccttcctcccttggAGATGATGAAAAAGGAAGGTGAGACAGCAAAGGATACTCTGCTTATACAA TCACTCTACGTGAGGTCCTTGGAAGCCCTTGGCAAGCTAACGGAGACTTTGCTGGAGGGAGAACCAACCTCAGACTGGTTCCAGGAAATGTTTGAA CTCCGATTCCTCATCTCCAGCTTCGTCTCCGAGCCCGATTCTGACCCTGGGTTCCGActcctggctcctgcctctggctctgacccttggtgCTGGCATTTGGCCCTGGCTCTGACCCGCAGCTCTGGTTCTTGGCTGCAggtcctgctctga